CACGTCTCCTGGCTGGATGCGGCGCGCGAATCCTTCCATGCCCGCCTGCCGCGCGGCAACACGCGCGCGCCGATTCGAGCGGCGGGTTGGTCGTTGGGAGCAAGTTTCAAACCCGAGTATCAGAGGGTCGCTGCGACGTGGCCATGGGCCTCGGCGCAGCAAGAGTTGGTAATTCACGATTCGCGCGGCGATCAGCGGCACCAGACCTCGACGTGCTGGCGGAATCCGCACGATGCGGGCGCACAACTGCCGACCAGCACAACACGGTCTCTTCATTTATCGAGGCCGCCCGTTACTCCGCGCTTGCTGAACAGCCGCGCTAGATCTCCACGCGCGCGCCCACTTCGATCACGCGATTGGCCGGCAGTTTGAAGAACGCCGCGATATTGCCCACGTTGTGCAGCATCACCGCGAAAAGGCGCTCGCGCCATAACGCCATGCCGTGCCCGCGTTTTGGCACGACGGCCGCACGGCTCAGGAACCACGAGGTATCGTCCAGATCGAAGGCGAGTTCCGGCGATTTGTAGCCGGCCAGCGTCCGCGGCAAGTCCACGTCGTCCTTGAATCCGTAGCTCACCGTGGCGTGCCAGCAGCCCGCGCACAGCGGCTTGATCCGCACACGCTCGCTATCGGCCACCCACGGCACGCTCTTCGTGACCACGCTCAGGAACACCGTACGCTCATGCAGCACACGGTTGTGCCGCAGGTTGTTGACGAGCGCGTGCGGCACTGCTTCGGCGTTCGGCGTGAGGAAGATCGCCGTACCGCCCACGCGCGTCGGCGACTTTTCGAGCAGCGAAGTCAGATACGGTTTGAGCGGCATCTTGCCCGCCCGCGCGCGCGCTTCGGCCACCATCATTTCCCAGCCGCGTCCCCACGTCGCCATGACCGTGAACACGATCGCGCCGATCACGAGCGGGAACCAGCCGCCATCCACGATCTTCAGCAAATTCGCGGAGAAGAACAACGCGTCGATCACGAAGAAGAACGCGGTGGACAGCAGGCAGACCAGCCAGTTGTAGCGCCATGCGTAACGCACGACGAAGAACGTGAGGAAGGTTGTGATCAGCATCGTGCCGGTCACCGCGATGCCATACGCGGACCCGAGCGCCGTGGACGAGCGAAAGCCCAACACGGCCGCAACCACGGCGATCAGCAGGATCCAGTTGATGCCGGGCACATAGATTTGCCCGATCTCGCGCTCCGACGTATGCACGATGTTCATGCGCGGCAGGAAGGAAAGCTGCATGGCCTGCATCGTCATCGAATAGGTGCCTGAAATTACGGCCTGCGAGGCGATCACGGTGGCGATCGTTGCCAGCACGATCATCGGCACGATGGCCCATTGCGGGAACAGCCGGTAAAACGGGTTTTGCACCGCGCCGGGGTTGGCTAGCAGCAGCGCGCCCTGGCCCAGATAGTTGAGCGCGAGCGCGGGGAAAACGACCCCGAACCACGTAAGACGAATGGGTCGTTTGCCGAAATGGCCCATGTCGGCGTAGAGCGCCTCGGCGCCCGTCAGCGAGAGTACAACCGCGCCGAGCGCGACGAATGCGAGCCAGCGGTGATGCATGCAGAAGGCGAGCCCTTCCAGCGGATTGAGCGCGTAGAGCACGACGGGCGCGGCCATGATATTCGCAACGCCCGCCACGCCGATCGCGGCGAACCAGAGCACCATCACCGGCCCGAACACCGCGCCGATTCCGCCAGTGCCGCGTTTTTGCGTGACGAACAGGACGATCAGCGCGGCGAGCGTCACCGGAATCACATAGGTCTTGAGCGCGGGCTCGACGACTTCGAGTCCCTCCACGGCGCTCAGCACGGAAATGGCCGGCGTGATGACGCTATCGCCGAAGAAGAGCGCCGCGCCCATCACGCCCACCACGAGAAGCCCCCGACGCAAGCGCGGCCGCGACGCGATCGACGACGACGCCAGCGCGAGCAGCGCCATGATGCCGCCCTCGCCGTGATTATTGGCCCGCAGGATCAGCACGACGTACTTGAGCGACACGACGATCATCAGCGACCAGAAGATCAGCGAAACGATGCCGACGATGTTCAAGGCATTGAGCGCGAGGCCGTTGCTGGGATCGAACACGGTGGCGAGCGTATAGAGCGGGCTCGTGCCGATGTCGCCATAGACTACGCCGAGCGCGGCCAGCGCGAGCGCGGGAAGAGCCGGTGACGTTTCGCCGTGGCCTTCCTTCGCCGGCGCGGCGGTTGCGGAGTGTCCCATGTCTCCCTCCTCATACGAATCGCACGTGAGCCGCGATGCGCGCGCCGCGTGTTCGCTTCGATTCGCTTCGATTCTTTCGTTTCGTTGACGTGTTTTTGTTTGGGTCGTACGGGGTCGATCCTGCCGGGTGCGCTAGAGAAAGTATAGAAATTTCCGGCGAAAATGCGCTTCGCGCACACAGATCGCGCGCGCGGCGCTTTGCTTTTTGCGAAACTGCCGAAATTCACCAAGGACGTTCGCCGCGCTCAGTCTGCGAATCGGCGCAGCTGCTCACCGTAGCCGGCGCAGCTTGTCAGCAGACCGCCTCGTCCGTCCGCCTCGAAGGCGAGGTGCCGGCATGCCCGCCGATTTGCATGATGTCCACGAGCCGCTGCTGGTAGTGCTCGGGCAGATACTCCGCGAGTGAATACTGTCGGCCGTTGTCCGCGAGATGCATCGCCAGTCGATCCAGTGCCAGCGTGAAGCTCTCCGGCTCGGACCGAAATTTGATCTTGTTGCCTACCGCGTCGCCGGTCGTGGCCATGCTGCCGCCGTCGTGAACGAGGGCAGGCATGCCGAGCATGGCGGCCTCGACAATGACGAGCGGCGCATTTTCGGCTCCCAACGATGGCACGACGACCGCGTCGGCGAATCGCCGCATCCGGGGAAACAATTCTTCTTGCGGCAACCTGCCGAAAAAGACCAGTTTGCCGAGCTCGATGAGCGACGCGAAGCGCTGCTCCATAGCACGGCGCTCGGGCCCGTCCCCGTACACGCCTATGACGTCGATGCGATGAAAATTCACGCGTTGTGCGAGCTCGATGAATTCCGCGAGTCCCTTTTCCTGTGAAATCCTGCCGACAAAGGCGATCTTGAATCTCTGCTTGTCGGCAGCGCTCGAAGGTTGAAGCGCGACGGGTACCGAAGACGGATTGAAAACGACTCTCGTATTCGTGATGCCACTGCGATGCAGCGCTTCTTCCATGAAAGCGCTCGGACATACGATCGTTTCAAAGATCTGCGCGGGCGGAAATGCCTCGCGGACGGCGTGCCAGTAACACTTCGTCATCATGTCGTGCACCAAGCCTTTCGTCGTCGACCGGTGAGTGAGCGCCGCGCGCGTGCCCAACACCTCCAGCGGCAGAATCACCGGGCGCCGCTTGTCGAAGTATTGCAGTGCCGGGTTGTAATAGACGAGATGGTAATCATGGCTCGTGTGATAGGCGCGGAAGCCGAGCTTTCGTTTTTGACGCGCGATAACGCTCAGTATCGAATTCGATAAAGCGTTATGGTAGTTATGGACCATCACTCGATGCGGACGAAATTCGACAATAGTCTTCTCGAGTGCACGCGCGGCCGGGACATTCCAGGACCTGGACCACTTGGTGGTTCCCACCGGAAAATGAGTGTCGTCGAAGCGTTCGACGTCGACGCCGGGCAGTCGGCTCAGAAGATCTGCCGATTGCTGATAAACAACCTCCGCGCCGCCCATCGACGCAT
The sequence above is drawn from the Paraburkholderia sprentiae WSM5005 genome and encodes:
- a CDS encoding potassium transporter Kup, whose translation is MGHSATAAPAKEGHGETSPALPALALAALGVVYGDIGTSPLYTLATVFDPSNGLALNALNIVGIVSLIFWSLMIVVSLKYVVLILRANNHGEGGIMALLALASSSIASRPRLRRGLLVVGVMGAALFFGDSVITPAISVLSAVEGLEVVEPALKTYVIPVTLAALIVLFVTQKRGTGGIGAVFGPVMVLWFAAIGVAGVANIMAAPVVLYALNPLEGLAFCMHHRWLAFVALGAVVLSLTGAEALYADMGHFGKRPIRLTWFGVVFPALALNYLGQGALLLANPGAVQNPFYRLFPQWAIVPMIVLATIATVIASQAVISGTYSMTMQAMQLSFLPRMNIVHTSEREIGQIYVPGINWILLIAVVAAVLGFRSSTALGSAYGIAVTGTMLITTFLTFFVVRYAWRYNWLVCLLSTAFFFVIDALFFSANLLKIVDGGWFPLVIGAIVFTVMATWGRGWEMMVAEARARAGKMPLKPYLTSLLEKSPTRVGGTAIFLTPNAEAVPHALVNNLRHNRVLHERTVFLSVVTKSVPWVADSERVRIKPLCAGCWHATVSYGFKDDVDLPRTLAGYKSPELAFDLDDTSWFLSRAAVVPKRGHGMALWRERLFAVMLHNVGNIAAFFKLPANRVIEVGARVEI
- a CDS encoding glycosyltransferase; this encodes MKRCRVLVINDYASMGGAEVVYQQSADLLSRLPGVDVERFDDTHFPVGTTKWSRSWNVPAARALEKTIVEFRPHRVMVHNYHNALSNSILSVIARQKRKLGFRAYHTSHDYHLVYYNPALQYFDKRRPVILPLEVLGTRAALTHRSTTKGLVHDMMTKCYWHAVREAFPPAQIFETIVCPSAFMEEALHRSGITNTRVVFNPSSVPVALQPSSAADKQRFKIAFVGRISQEKGLAEFIELAQRVNFHRIDVIGVYGDGPERRAMEQRFASLIELGKLVFFGRLPQEELFPRMRRFADAVVVPSLGAENAPLVIVEAAMLGMPALVHDGGSMATTGDAVGNKIKFRSEPESFTLALDRLAMHLADNGRQYSLAEYLPEHYQQRLVDIMQIGGHAGTSPSRRTDEAVC